One window of the Enterobacter huaxiensis genome contains the following:
- a CDS encoding LacI family DNA-binding transcriptional regulator: protein MRKTKRVTIKDIAELAGVSKATASLVLNGRSKELRVAEETRERVMAIAKEHHYQPSIHARSLRDNRSHTIGLVVPEITNYGFAVFSHELETLCREAGVQLLISCSDENPGQETVVVNNMVARQVDGLIVASSMLNDADYQKLSEQLPVVLFDRHMNDSTLPLVITDSITPTAALVADIARQHPDEIYFLGGQPRLSPTRDRLEGFKQGLREANVELRPEWIIHGNYHPSSGYEMFAELCARLGRPPQALFTAACGLLEGVLRYMGQHNLLQSDMRLASFDDHYLYDSLSLPIDTIRQDNRQLAWHCFDLIGKLIEGETPEPLQRKLDATLQRRFKAAE from the coding sequence GTGAGAAAAACAAAGCGCGTCACAATAAAGGACATCGCGGAGCTGGCGGGGGTTTCAAAAGCCACCGCCAGCCTGGTACTTAACGGACGCAGCAAAGAGCTTCGCGTCGCCGAAGAGACCCGCGAACGCGTGATGGCGATTGCGAAAGAGCATCACTACCAGCCCAGCATTCACGCGCGTTCGCTGCGTGATAACCGCAGCCACACCATTGGTCTGGTCGTCCCCGAAATCACCAACTACGGTTTTGCGGTGTTTTCTCACGAGCTTGAGACGCTGTGCCGTGAGGCGGGCGTTCAGCTGCTCATCTCCTGCAGCGATGAAAATCCGGGGCAGGAGACCGTGGTGGTGAACAATATGGTTGCGCGCCAGGTTGACGGTCTGATTGTCGCCTCCAGCATGCTCAATGATGCCGACTATCAGAAGCTGAGCGAACAGCTGCCCGTGGTCCTTTTCGATCGCCACATGAACGACAGCACTTTGCCGCTGGTCATCACCGATTCCATTACCCCGACGGCGGCCCTGGTGGCCGACATTGCGCGTCAGCATCCGGATGAGATCTATTTCCTCGGCGGCCAGCCGCGGCTTTCCCCGACGCGAGACCGCCTGGAAGGCTTTAAGCAGGGCCTGCGCGAGGCTAACGTCGAGCTGCGCCCGGAGTGGATCATTCATGGTAATTATCACCCGAGCTCCGGGTATGAGATGTTTGCCGAGCTGTGCGCGCGACTGGGCCGCCCGCCTCAAGCACTCTTCACCGCCGCCTGCGGTCTGCTGGAAGGGGTGTTGCGCTACATGGGCCAGCACAACCTTCTGCAAAGCGACATGCGGCTGGCGAGCTTTGACGATCATTATTTATATGACTCGCTCTCCCTTCCCATTGATACCATCCGCCAGGATAACCGCCAGCTGGCATGGCACTGCTTTGACCTGATAGGCAAACTGATCGAAGGTGAAACGCCGGAGCCGCTGCAGCGGAAGCTGGATGCCACCCTTCAGCGACGTTTTAAAGCGGCAGAGTAA
- a CDS encoding methyl-accepting chemotaxis protein, whose amino-acid sequence MSLKKSSLIVLLSLLFFFVASTITSVGLIIKSNNSLDNVNKEIQVVLSIIDPINHSRTLRVRVMEYVKMVEAGDAADQSAKLAAVKEALTKADHAFAAFMDEPRLTDEAPLVSAYQDAWQNYRNQGLEPLINAAAAHDVSKFNALIPAVSRLDRQYEIVLDQVLSVHQKYAKSLNEDARSNFVFGLAIIAGFALLFVLVIIAVSVLMKRFVFAPVDLAREHCSQIAAGKLDIPVPVKGRSGNEIDRLMGSMEQMRQALLSTLAQVRDASHTVTYAAQEIASGNSDLASRTEQQASALTQTAASMEELSATVANNTDNVFQAGKLVQDAVKNAHTGEAVTREVIQTMNTIASNSKRIEDITSVINSIAFQTNILALNAAVEAARAGTQGRGFAVVASEVRTLAQKSAVAAKDIEGLIAQSVSSVKNGAELVNRSGEVIDSIISSVNKVNALMEQISVASEEQSRGIGQVGQAVTEMDGVTQQNAALVQESAAAAASLEEQAQQLSRSISRFSLPA is encoded by the coding sequence ATGTCGTTGAAGAAATCGTCACTTATCGTATTGTTATCCTTGTTATTTTTCTTTGTAGCCAGCACCATCACCAGCGTTGGGCTCATCATAAAAAGTAATAACTCCCTGGATAACGTGAATAAAGAAATTCAGGTCGTCTTGTCAATTATCGATCCCATCAACCATAGCCGCACGCTGCGCGTGAGGGTAATGGAGTACGTGAAGATGGTAGAGGCGGGAGACGCAGCAGACCAGTCTGCGAAACTGGCGGCCGTCAAAGAGGCGCTGACCAAAGCCGACCACGCCTTTGCGGCCTTTATGGACGAACCGCGCCTGACGGATGAGGCACCGCTGGTCAGTGCCTATCAGGACGCCTGGCAAAACTACCGCAACCAGGGGCTTGAGCCGCTGATTAACGCGGCCGCCGCGCACGATGTCTCGAAATTTAACGCGCTTATCCCCGCGGTATCCCGGCTCGATCGTCAGTATGAAATTGTGCTCGACCAGGTCCTCTCCGTGCACCAGAAATACGCCAAAAGCCTGAACGAGGATGCGCGCAGCAACTTCGTTTTCGGCCTGGCGATTATCGCAGGCTTTGCTCTGCTGTTTGTGTTGGTGATTATCGCGGTCAGCGTGCTGATGAAGCGCTTCGTATTTGCGCCGGTGGACCTGGCGCGCGAACACTGCAGCCAGATCGCAGCCGGCAAGCTGGATATCCCTGTACCGGTGAAGGGTCGTTCCGGGAATGAAATCGATCGTCTGATGGGGTCAATGGAGCAGATGCGCCAGGCGCTGCTCTCTACCCTTGCCCAGGTGCGTGACGCAAGCCACACCGTGACCTACGCGGCGCAGGAAATTGCTTCCGGGAATAGTGATCTCGCTTCGCGTACCGAACAACAGGCTTCTGCATTGACGCAGACGGCGGCCAGCATGGAGGAGCTGAGCGCAACCGTGGCGAATAACACGGACAATGTCTTCCAGGCCGGGAAGCTGGTACAGGACGCGGTGAAGAACGCCCATACCGGGGAGGCCGTTACCCGCGAAGTGATCCAGACGATGAATACCATCGCCTCGAACTCTAAGCGCATCGAGGATATTACCAGCGTCATTAACAGCATTGCTTTCCAGACCAATATTCTGGCGTTGAACGCTGCGGTCGAAGCGGCGCGTGCAGGCACGCAGGGGCGAGGCTTCGCGGTGGTGGCGAGCGAGGTGCGGACGCTGGCGCAGAAAAGCGCGGTTGCCGCAAAGGATATTGAAGGCCTTATCGCCCAGTCCGTTTCCAGCGTGAAGAATGGTGCCGAGCTGGTGAATCGTTCGGGCGAGGTGATTGATTCAATTATTTCATCGGTGAATAAAGTGAACGCGCTGATGGAGCAGATCTCCGTGGCGTCTGAAGAGCAAAGCCGGGGGATTGGTCAGGTAGGCCAGGCCGTGACGGAAATGGACGGCGTGACGCAGCAGAACGCGGCGCTGGTGCAGGAGTCAGCGGCCGCCGCGGCATCGCTGGAAGAGCAGGCGCAGCAGCTGTCGCGGAGTATTTCGCGCTTTAGCCTGCCGGCATAA
- a CDS encoding RNA polymerase sigma factor, which translates to MKAGEAGDSLLMSALNACRTRLKAFIRGRTAVRDDADDILQEVTYQLMKVEHPVENVAAWLFRAARNEMTDRARKKREVPLSGHFADDDADIAEDELAETLFGVPQNPEEEYLKTLLWEELVRALSELPPLQREVFEKTEFQGYSMKALADETGDSVQALLSRKHKAVLFLRSRLQDIYDALTGE; encoded by the coding sequence ATGAAAGCGGGGGAGGCAGGGGATTCATTGCTGATGTCAGCGCTTAACGCCTGCCGGACCCGGCTGAAGGCCTTCATACGCGGCCGGACGGCGGTTCGGGATGATGCCGATGACATCCTGCAGGAGGTCACGTATCAGCTGATGAAGGTTGAACACCCGGTGGAAAACGTCGCCGCCTGGCTGTTTCGGGCTGCGCGCAATGAAATGACCGACAGGGCGCGGAAAAAGCGCGAGGTTCCACTTTCCGGCCACTTTGCCGACGACGATGCGGACATCGCGGAAGATGAGCTGGCGGAAACCCTGTTCGGCGTGCCGCAAAACCCGGAGGAGGAGTATCTCAAAACGCTGCTGTGGGAAGAGCTTGTTCGGGCGCTGTCGGAACTGCCGCCCCTACAGCGTGAGGTTTTCGAGAAAACCGAATTCCAGGGCTACAGCATGAAAGCGCTGGCCGATGAAACGGGCGACAGCGTGCAGGCCTTGTTGTCCCGCAAGCACAAAGCCGTCCTTTTTTTGCGTAGTCGCCTGCAGGATATCTACGATGCGTTGACAGGGGAATGA